The Electrophorus electricus isolate fEleEle1 chromosome 15, fEleEle1.pri, whole genome shotgun sequence genome segment AGGCTTCATTCGGTCACAACACCAAGAGGGAATGGCTGTCCAGCCCTGATGACTTTTGGAGTGAGTGAGGGCCCAGCCAGGAATGGTTCATTAGAAAGCACCTGGGTCTTATTTACTGTGTTGTTTTACTGCCTGGCCAAGCACAGGCGACAGCGCTACAGACATGCCACAGTTGTCTGTAATGAAGGTCATTGACTGCCTCCCTTGTTTCTATTAACTGTGTTGAGCTCAGCATAACTTCAAGGGTCTTAACAGCTGACATGTGGtctctttttttattctgctgtttaaatgttGCTCCGGTGTTAACGCTGTTACTGCTGTCACGTGATCTTAAATTTCATTTTCTATGAAAATTAAAGGATACTAATAATACAGATTTTTCAAGTGCATACAGTTGAAATTAACAGTTTCTGTCAATGGACAAGCATAACATAATTTTCACACCAAGAAGCTATTGTTTGTGGTTTGTTACTTGTGTATATACGAGTATGCACAATAACCATTCAGTACTCAACTACATTTTGTCAGTTGGTCAATTTGTTTGAAGCATACAGAGAATATATACCGTAGAGAATACCCATAGTCACATTCAAACGGTTAAAACTAAGGAGTTAAGACCCTCCTTTGACATTCGTTAAGTTTCAGTGTGGCCTTCTTTTTGTCTTAAATCCAGACCAATGGCTAATTTGTGGTCCTTGTTGTAGGATTATGATGAAGTCAAAAGGCGCTAAGGATGACCGCTGCACCCAAAAAGCTTAACGTGACACTGTGagggctgcatgtgtgtgttgggacaCTTGTGCTGCGAATTTTGCCAGTTCCCGCCTTCTTGGTGCTCCAGGTTGTGCTCGTCAAGGGGCTGTTGGGGGTGGATGTCAATAATCCTCCATGCTTGGTGATCTCTCCTGCCCCCGAGGCGTTCCCCAAACTGCGGTCGTGAGGCGAATTGAGCAGTGCCGACTTTGACAGATACCCAGCAGTGACCGCCTGCATGGGTGGCCGGTGACCGGCATCATGACTGGCATCACGAGCATCAGCGCCTAGGGGAGGCTCGGTATAAGAGGCCGAGTGCCAGGTTCTGCCGGTGGCCAGGTGAGCTTCCCCACACGTGGACCTGATGTAGCACGGGCAGCCCAGCACTTTGGCCGAGGTCCGCTGCACCCAGTTCAGCAGGTTGGTGATGTTTTCCTCTTCCTCGCATGCCCATGGGTTGTCTCCGAGCGTGAGGAGCTGCAGGGCTTCCAGTCGGTTGAACACAGTCTCGCTCAGTGACGTGAAGCGGTTCGCGTGCAGGTAAAAGCGAGCGAGCTGGGACATGCGGTCCAGCGAACCAGGTAGGATCTGCAGTAGGAAGTTGTGGGAGAGGTCCACCACCTCAAGTTTGTGGGGCATGTTGGTGGGCACGGTCCAGAACTTGTTGTGGCTGAGGTTGAGCGCTCTCAGACTGGGCAGGGTGTTGTTGATGAAGACCACACGCTCCAGCTGGTTGTTGGATAAGTCCAGGGACTGCAGGTTCCAGTGGTAAGCAGTGTCATTCTTCTCCAGCTGACGTATGTGGTTGGCTGATGCATTGATGTCCCACAGTGCCCGAGGCAGGCCGACGGGCAGGTGGCGGAGGTGGTTGTGAGAGATGTCCAGTGTCCTTAGATGGGCGAAGCGGCCGAGGAGGCCATCTAAGTTCTGCAGCCGGTTGTGGGACAAATTGAGGGAATGGATGTTGTGCTGCAGGCTGTCGGGCAGGAGGCTGAGACCGTGGGTGGAGCAATCCACCACCCGATGACCCTTGCCACAGGAGCACATTGGGGGGCAGATTGCCAGCACAGCCACTACAGAAAGCAGCAGAAGTAGCAGCATCAGGCTGGCCAGCGTAGCCACGGGCATCACGTTAGCCGTCCTGGAAAATAGAAGGGTAGGAATTGCATTGGTTACAGCActgcaggtttgtttgtttgttagttaaTATGCCATGAGTGGGTTTCTTAGTTTTGTTTATGGCTGAGAATGATCTTAATATCCAAGCTAAAAAGCTTCCCCATTAGAATATAGTTTACTATGGGCTGCATCACTTGCTATGTAAACTTCATATGTACGCCATGATTCCATTTCTTATGTAACAGACTCCCATGGCCTGAATCAAAGTGTATAATGTTTATTAGCTTAACCCTGCAGGACAGTATTGGGGACATCAACCACGTGGGCTCCCAATCTGGCTGCCTCTGATAACTCCCCCTGCAGTCTTATGGATGCTAATTCACCACAACTCTACCAACCATTTCCACCGATGAGCAGCACTGGCTAGTTCAACAGACATAATCCACATGATACCTGGCTTTGGGCCATGTAGTAAAATTTACATAGTTCGGCCACACAAATGACCTCGAGCAACTCAGTAACTTGATTTAGGTCTAATTGCAAATGAGCTGTTCCTGAAAAGTTTGCCCTCGAATAGGAAGCATCACTCCGCTGCTGACGCGCTcgtcaaatattttattctcatcACGAAGTCTCAAGGACGTTCTGGGCGATGAGTTCCGTACGGAGTTGCTGCGCTGTCCTGCGGGGCTGGCACACGGAGAGGTGAGCGGAGCCAGCCCGTCGTTCTTATCCCTCGCTTGGCCGAGTTTGAGCCAATGCCAGAAGCTGCTATTGTGCTGCAGCTACAGCTGCTGCTGCAGTGAGGTGTTGGACCAGAGCGTTTAGCCTGCATGCCGgctcctctgtcctctcctctccctcatccctcatTAGCTGCCTGCTCAGTGGGGCATCTGAGCATGGTGAATGTATAACACGCAGATATGCcacatcactctgtgtgtgtgtgtgtccagattgTGACGTCGCACTGAGATTCTAGAAATTTCATGCATTCACCAGGTGTTGATAACCAGCCGTCAAGTTCAATTTTCTAAGCAGTGAGACAAAATCCATGCATCGCAGTCAGTAGGAGAATCTCTAGAGGAAGTTGTGAAACAGATAAGGGACTATATAGTGTATGTAGGGATGGAAATAGTTGCAGAGAGAACATGGCATACTCAATATGGAGCCCTTGTCTTGTATACGCTTGCCCTGACTTGACTAAGCATGTTTGCACCCTGCCATCTCCTGATTTGCTTTTGATTTACATGCTGAAAATGACTTACCTCATCTTTTTCATCAGTTTGTCtgcatgtctctttctcttgctctcgccctccctcctcctgtcttcctggctcctctctctctgctgtgctccAGTCTTCCTTTGCTCCTTTTTTATCTGGAGCAGTAGAGGATCATTTTCAGCATCTACCTTTTTTTActaaattttttttccctgctgtTCTGCATGGCGGTTCAGTCCTTGGTTTGGCTCATTCtgccccccctcctctctctctctctctctctctctctctctctctcacactcactctctctctcactctctctccaaatTACCCCCTCGATCATCCTCAGTCCTTCCCCtcacgcccccccccacccccacttccTGTGGTAACCAGTAGCAAGCTACCGGGCGGGTCTCTTGTGTTGCCCAGATCTGCTGCTGCGCTCGTCTCCTGCCGTGGTGgtactgtgagtgagtgagccctGCACGGCTCGAGCCCCGTAGGCTGCCCGCTCTCCCAGCCTGCAAGCTGTCCTGAAGTGGGCAAAGGGGGAGGGACCAGGcgacagaggggaggggagagaaatgTAGCATAGAGACAGCTCCTACTGCTGCTGACAGGGTGCACTGCTGACTACAGTCTTTTATAATCAGCATCCACACACTCAATGAAACCCCTTTCCCTTTGcacactctcccccaccacacacacacacacacagacttgcatTTTCTCTCCAGTTGACTGTAGTAGTGTATGAATGTGTTGTGGTATCATGGTATGTTCTTGTACACCCATGATACCCACAGTAAGTTAACCCTGACCACACTGCACCTTGGTACCATTTTAGCATAGAGCTCCTCTGCCTTGCCTGCCTGCCCATTTCTGTCATGCCAGTATTTTGTGCCAGTTGTTCTCTCACTGAAGCAGCAGGTGTCGACAGCACACATGGCTCACCGCCGTGTTCGGCGCTAGCCTCATTCTGCCACTTTGTGTTGGGTGCTTAATACGTGCTGTAATGCACCCCCTAGTGTGATCATGTCATTGTAGCTTTTCCCTTCCTCCACCCTCTCAGATCAGATGGATTATGGCTCATTCTGTGTGTAGTCaagaaaagaaatgtgacaattgatgggggggggggtgctttcGTGCTAGGGGTACTCACAATTAAAATGAGTCCTTTTATATTCTTCGGCTCAGTGTTTCTTTGAATAATTGGGTTTTAATGGGAGGTTAGCTCACTGAACACGAGCTGTGACGGATGCTGAGCAGCTCATTTTGAAGCCTCATAGGGATGGTGGCTGGAGAGACAGCTATGCCTTAGTTTTAGCACAGACATGGAAGTCTGATATTGTCCAACTTCTGTTCTGACCGTAACATGAAGCAAGCCCTTAGGGCTTGTTCTTTCGCAGATTACAATCACATTTCTTTCCTTCCATTCAGTAAACAGGAACACAAAtgctcagacatacacacagacagacacttgctcatgcactcactctctctttcttcctgtccCTTCACATTCCccagtttgtatgtgtgctcaTGCATATGCAGAGGATTCCATGTCTATTCTAAACACTGTGTGCCTCCAGTGGTATTCTGCATAAGTCTTTTTCAACATGAAGTTTCTGTATGCACACAAATATTCACTGTTGGAGGTCACAGTTTGCTCATTGGTTGATTTTCTGTTGgtgtacttttaaaaatgcaatgatatttaaaaaaattggaTATTTCAAAAAGGTGGAGCAGGTCATTTGAGCTCAAGGTGTTTGGAGTAATCAGGCTGTTTTaatgtcaaatatttttcaaaacatcagtgtttaagctttttgGTCACTGTTAACTATGGTGGTAATCTGATTTCTTTTTATGAACTTGTGCACAGTTCATTGCGAAATGTCCCCATTTAGTGCCCTTTGCCAACATTAGTCCAGGAGTGATTGCTAAAGAGGACTCGTCGGGCTGTCAGCAAGCCTATTTGTTGTAGTTTGTTCTCTGTTTTGACAAGAAACATGCATATAACACAGCAGCATGTTTTGGTCAGGCAGCCTCTCTGGTTTCCCCCTCTGCACTGCGAATGATGATGAACTGCAGTCCGATGATGCACCAGTGAGACATTGTACAACAGTGCAGCAAATCCCTGTGGCAGCACCAGCAGATGTGCGAAGGGCTGCCTAGCAACACAACAGCCCTGCGAGACCAAACAAGCCTTGTTCCTCGGTAATGTGAAGTCGCGGCAAACAAATGGTCCACAGTAACCTGTGACAAAcgcaaattttttttaaaaaatctgcagtttttttttttgctttctggtGGTGCATTGGCAGCTAATGAAACCGCCATTGGCTATTAACTCACTCAGTATTTCTTAAGTACATGGCTGCCCTTGTGCAATGCAATCTTTTATTTGTgtggggttttggtttttttatataaattcaaGAACAAGTGGAACCACAGAAAATAGACTTGTGGTTCATATCCATATTTGGCTCTCAGCTGTGGCATTTCCTAGTTTCGTTACATGTCAGTTCTTCACTAATGTatttgtgtggaaaaaaaaaagcacctttaCAAAACTAATGCTTATATAAATATAGTGGAAACAGGACTGGAGAgggttgttgtgtttttattagatttatttttattttttcaaatcctgttgtctttttttttccccccgtgtgtgtgtgtgtgtgtgtgtgtgtgtgcatatttatacaTTCGAGAGACCAAGAGAAAGCTTGCTGATCACTTTTGGGACAGATTTTGACAATCACAATTaagaatttgtcatttgcagtAGAAAGGCATTTTAATTCTAATGGGCACTGCATTAATGATGTAACTGTTTGCAACCAGATGTCGTTATGGTAGCAATTAAGTTTGGGAacttaaagaaaaagaactgatctacactcttggatcCTCAGACCCCTCATGTTTTGATTGAAACATAACATAAGCTGGCTTCACCttctagaacttcagaagcttTTTACTTACAAATCAGATGGATCCTCTGTCCCAAAGTCctggcagggatcatatacaggaacatgtATGCAAGGTATATGAACC includes the following:
- the omgb gene encoding oligodendrocyte-myelin glycoprotein, with translation MKKMRTANVMPVATLASLMLLLLLLSVVAVLAICPPMCSCGKGHRVVDCSTHGLSLLPDSLQHNIHSLNLSHNRLQNLDGLLGRFAHLRTLDISHNHLRHLPVGLPRALWDINASANHIRQLEKNDTAYHWNLQSLDLSNNQLERVVFINNTLPSLRALNLSHNKFWTVPTNMPHKLEVVDLSHNFLLQILPGSLDRMSQLARFYLHANRFTSLSETVFNRLEALQLLTLGDNPWACEEEENITNLLNWVQRTSAKVLGCPCYIRSTCGEAHLATGRTWHSASYTEPPLGADARDASHDAGHRPPMQAVTAGYLSKSALLNSPHDRSLGNASGAGEITKHGGLLTSTPNSPLTSTTWSTKKAGTGKIRSTSVPTHTCSPHSVTLSFLGAAVILSAF